A genomic segment from Gorilla gorilla gorilla isolate KB3781 chromosome 3, NHGRI_mGorGor1-v2.1_pri, whole genome shotgun sequence encodes:
- the LOC101142845 gene encoding alcohol dehydrogenase 1A, whose protein sequence is MSTAGKVIKCKAAVLWELKKPFSIEEVEVAPPKAHEVRIKMVAVGICGTDDHVVSGTMVTPLPVILGHEAAGIVESVGEGVTTVKPGDKVIPLAIPQCGKCRICKNPEGNYCLKNDVSNPQGTLQDGTSRFTCRGKPIHHFLGISTFSQYTVVDENAVAKIDAASPLEKVCLIGCGFSTGYGSAVNVAKVTPGSTCAVFGLGGVGLSAIMGCKAAGAARIIAVDINKDKFAKAKELGATECINPQDYKKPIQEVLKEMTDGGVDFSFEVIGRLDTMMASLLCCHEACGTSVIVGVPPDSQNLSMNPMLLLTGRTWKGAILGGFKSKECVPKLVADFMAKKFSLDVLITHVLPFEKINEGFDLLHSGKSIRTILMF, encoded by the exons ATGAGCACAGCAGGAAAA GTAATCAAATGCAAAGCAGCTGTGCTATGGGAGTTAAAGAAACCCTTTTCCattgaggaggtggaggttgcacctCCTAAGGCCCATGAAGTTCGTATTAAG ATGGTGGCTGTAGGAATCTGTGGCACGGATGACCACGTGGTTAGTGGTACCATGGTGACCCCACTTCCTGTGATTTTAGGCCATGAGGCAGCCGGCATCGTGGAGAGTGTTGGAGAAGGGGTGACTACAGTCAAACCAG GTGATAAAGTCATCCCACTCGCTATTCCTCAGTGTGGAAAATGCAGAATTTGTAAAAACCCGGAGGGCAACTACTGCTTGAAAAACGA TGTGAGCAATCCTCAGGGGACCCTGCAGGATGGCACCAGCAGGTTCACCTGCAGGGGGAAGCCCATCCACCACTTCCTTGGCATCAGCACCTTCTCACAGTACACAGTGGTGGATGAAAATGCAGTAGCCAAAATTGATGCAGCCTCACCCCTAGAGAAAGTCTGTCTCATTGGCTGTGGATTTTCAACTGGTTATGGGTCTGCAGTCAATGTTGCCAAG GTCACCCCAGGCTCTACCTGTGCTGTGTTTGGCCTGGGAGGGGTCGGCCTATCTGCTATTATGGGCTGTAAAGCAGCTGGGGCAGCCAGAATCATTGCAGTGGACATCAACAAGGACAAATTTGCAAAGGCCAAAGAGTTGGGTGCCACTGAATGCATCAACCCTCAAGACTACAAGAAACCCATCCAGGAGGTGCTAAAGGAAATGACTGATGGAGGTGTGGATTTTTCATTTGAAGTCATCGGTCGGCTTGACACCATG ATGGCTTCCCTGTTATGTTGTCATGAGGCATGTGGCACAAGTGTCATCGTAGGGGTACCTCCTGATTCCCAAAACCTCTCAATGAACCCTATGCTGCTACTGACTGGACGTACCTGGAAGGGAGCTATTCTTGGTG GCTTTAAGAGTAAAGAATGTGTCCCAAAACTTGTGGCTGATTTTATGGCTAAGAAGTTTTCATTGGATGTATTAATAACCCATGTTTtaccttttgaaaaaataaatgaaggattTGACCTGCTTCACTCTGGGAAAAG TATCCGTACCATTCTGATGTTTTGA